In one Pseudarthrobacter sp. NBSH8 genomic region, the following are encoded:
- a CDS encoding TetR/AcrR family transcriptional regulator, translated as MHGPAEKKRRPARTNATRQKLFDASMELIGQRGAAGVTVDEIAAAAGVSKGTVYYNFGSKSDLIAQLLRHGVDILKARLISEAGQPGSDPLASMEAMIGQAMDFMADYPSFARLWVSENWRTPSEWRDTFAVLRAELLAVIGAAIENVAAVYPVDETISRGSLETAIFGACFVVGLDRQTYNPERTRDQSVAAIMAIMRGYVVK; from the coding sequence ATGCATGGGCCGGCCGAGAAGAAACGCCGCCCGGCCCGGACCAACGCCACCCGGCAGAAGCTCTTCGACGCATCCATGGAGCTCATTGGCCAGCGTGGCGCAGCTGGCGTCACAGTGGACGAGATCGCCGCGGCGGCGGGTGTCTCCAAGGGCACCGTCTACTACAACTTCGGCAGCAAGTCGGACCTGATCGCGCAGCTGCTGCGGCACGGTGTGGACATCCTGAAGGCACGCCTGATCAGCGAGGCCGGGCAGCCCGGCTCCGATCCGCTGGCGTCCATGGAGGCAATGATCGGGCAGGCCATGGATTTTATGGCCGATTACCCGTCCTTCGCCCGTTTGTGGGTGAGCGAAAACTGGCGGACTCCCAGCGAATGGCGGGACACGTTCGCGGTGCTCCGGGCTGAGCTCCTGGCGGTGATCGGCGCGGCCATAGAGAACGTGGCTGCCGTCTACCCTGTGGACGAAACGATTTCGCGGGGCAGCCTGGAAACAGCGATCTTTGGCGCCTGCTTCGTGGTGGGGCTGGACCGGCAGACGTACAACCCCGAACGTACCCGTGACCAAAGCGTTGCAGCAATCATGGCAATCATGCGCGGCTATGTCGTGAAGTAG
- a CDS encoding winged helix-turn-helix domain-containing protein, whose amino-acid sequence MSVASGYVHISVRNAGKAGQASGLRQGFGARPAFVPATPGASFPAPGYAPQGYNPNSYGQLRAVQPADAPPLTAPTPVIAGPNAVRPVANDTVARGFVLYMGIDEETAAAAGTSIAKLAQEIRTYAQSLVTGAESYAAVAVAPAGTPGSALDVVRSTFGDPTVNAQKRTETARLQQPQDPRPSGVLIDLARREVHLDGESLNLTFKEFELLNYLVENGTRTVGRDELLEGLWRNAEEVPNERTIDVHIRRLRSKLGRLANTVRTVRGQGYRFYEHPEVIVWAAPEYSI is encoded by the coding sequence ATGTCAGTTGCATCCGGATACGTCCATATCTCCGTCCGTAACGCAGGCAAGGCGGGCCAGGCCTCCGGCCTCCGCCAAGGCTTCGGCGCCCGGCCGGCGTTCGTCCCGGCAACCCCCGGCGCCAGCTTTCCTGCCCCCGGCTACGCACCGCAAGGCTACAATCCGAATTCCTACGGCCAGCTCCGCGCTGTCCAGCCTGCCGATGCCCCGCCGCTGACCGCGCCCACCCCGGTTATCGCTGGTCCAAACGCCGTGCGGCCCGTCGCCAACGACACCGTTGCCCGTGGATTTGTCCTCTACATGGGCATCGATGAGGAAACCGCAGCGGCTGCTGGAACCTCCATTGCCAAGCTTGCCCAGGAAATCCGCACTTACGCACAGTCACTCGTGACCGGCGCCGAAAGCTACGCGGCCGTTGCCGTGGCCCCGGCCGGCACCCCAGGTTCCGCGCTCGACGTCGTCCGGTCCACCTTTGGTGACCCCACCGTGAATGCACAGAAGCGCACCGAGACTGCCCGGCTTCAGCAGCCCCAGGACCCGCGTCCGTCCGGCGTCCTGATCGACCTTGCCCGCCGAGAAGTCCACCTTGACGGCGAGTCCCTGAATCTGACCTTCAAGGAATTCGAACTCCTGAACTACCTGGTGGAAAACGGCACCCGCACGGTTGGCCGCGATGAGCTGCTCGAGGGCCTGTGGCGCAACGCCGAGGAAGTCCCCAACGAGCGCACCATCGACGTCCACATCCGCCGGCTCCGCTCCAAGCTGGGCCGCCTCGCCAACACCGTCCGCACAGTCCGCGGCCAGGGCTACCGCTTCTACGAGCACCCCGAAGTGATTGTCTGGGCCGCTCCGGAATACTCGATCTAG
- a CDS encoding LysR family transcriptional regulator has protein sequence MIEIGSLRALAAIEHHGSVIAASEVMGFSPSAVSQQIKKLEKQTGFPVLERRGRGVLLTERGLTLAAYGRRILSELEELESTLLADPTKPTGHLKVVSFSTACRGLVGPLLGRLASSGADLDISVLAEDPREAVARVANGEADLGVVHNWNSVPLVIPEHMALDWLCEDVADVLVHRDHALAGRSQVEPADLVDERWISTPHGAICNEALLRIFADRGRVPDIRVYDPDFATHIALVEQGAVVALVPRLGRPALPADVVGLPLVNPMQVRQVGIVYRRTMAASPGIQHVAGLLREVAATSGVVAGAPAISGLAGP, from the coding sequence ATGATTGAAATCGGTTCACTCCGGGCATTGGCTGCGATTGAACACCACGGTTCGGTCATAGCGGCGTCGGAGGTGATGGGCTTCAGTCCTTCGGCCGTCTCCCAGCAGATCAAGAAGCTGGAGAAGCAGACAGGGTTCCCCGTCCTGGAGCGCCGCGGCCGCGGCGTGCTGCTGACCGAGCGCGGGCTCACCCTGGCAGCCTACGGCCGGCGCATCCTGTCGGAGCTCGAGGAACTGGAATCCACCCTCTTGGCGGATCCGACCAAACCCACAGGGCACCTCAAGGTTGTTTCCTTCTCTACCGCCTGCCGGGGCCTGGTGGGGCCGTTGCTGGGACGGCTGGCTTCATCCGGAGCAGACCTGGACATCAGCGTGCTGGCGGAGGACCCGCGGGAAGCGGTAGCGCGGGTGGCCAACGGGGAGGCGGACCTGGGTGTGGTCCACAACTGGAACTCTGTCCCGCTGGTGATACCGGAGCACATGGCGCTCGACTGGCTGTGCGAGGACGTTGCGGACGTCCTGGTGCATCGCGACCATGCGCTGGCCGGACGCAGCCAGGTGGAACCGGCCGACCTCGTGGACGAACGGTGGATCAGCACACCGCACGGCGCCATCTGCAACGAGGCCCTGCTGCGGATCTTCGCTGATCGGGGCCGGGTACCGGACATCCGGGTCTACGATCCTGACTTTGCAACCCACATCGCCCTGGTGGAGCAGGGGGCCGTGGTTGCGCTGGTCCCCCGCCTCGGCCGGCCCGCGCTGCCTGCGGACGTCGTCGGCCTGCCCCTGGTCAACCCCATGCAGGTCAGGCAGGTGGGCATCGTGTACCGCCGGACCATGGCGGCCAGCCCGGGCATCCAGCACGTCGCCGGACTGCTGCGCGAGGTCGCCGCGACGAGCGGTGTTGTTGCCGGGGCCCCTGCGATCAGTGGCCTCGCGGGACCTTGA
- a CDS encoding response regulator transcription factor produces the protein MATSHSMTNNLPQLTHPDGSPIRALVVDDEPSLSELMSMGLRMAGWSVAVAADGPEAVKLAKEFRPDVLVLDVMLPGFDGVELLGRIRAFAPEVPALFLTAKDAVQDRILGLAAGGDDYVTKPFSMEEVLLRLHRLVQRSGVAAMDTAELVVGDLVLNIDTREVTRAGDDLQLTATQFELLRYLMENPKRVISKAQILDRVWNYDFGGQANIVELYISYLRKKVDAVHPPMIHTVRGAGYVIKPAD, from the coding sequence ATGGCCACTTCGCACTCCATGACCAACAACCTCCCGCAGCTGACCCACCCGGACGGCTCCCCCATCCGTGCCCTGGTGGTTGACGACGAACCCAGCCTCTCCGAACTGATGAGCATGGGGCTGCGCATGGCCGGCTGGTCTGTTGCCGTTGCCGCCGATGGCCCCGAGGCCGTGAAGCTCGCCAAGGAGTTCCGCCCGGACGTCCTGGTGCTGGACGTGATGCTGCCGGGCTTCGACGGCGTTGAGCTGCTGGGCAGGATCCGCGCCTTCGCCCCAGAGGTGCCTGCCCTTTTCCTGACCGCCAAGGACGCCGTCCAGGACAGGATCCTGGGCCTCGCGGCCGGCGGGGACGACTACGTGACCAAGCCGTTCAGCATGGAGGAGGTCCTGCTGCGGCTGCACCGCCTGGTCCAACGGTCCGGCGTTGCCGCGATGGACACAGCCGAACTTGTGGTGGGCGATCTTGTCCTCAACATCGACACCCGCGAAGTGACCCGTGCGGGCGATGACCTCCAGCTCACGGCCACCCAGTTCGAACTGCTCCGGTATCTCATGGAGAACCCCAAACGCGTCATCAGCAAGGCCCAGATCCTTGACCGCGTCTGGAACTACGACTTCGGCGGCCAGGCCAACATCGTGGAACTCTACATCTCATATCTGCGAAAGAAAGTGGATGCCGTACATCCGCCCATGATCCACACTGTGCGCGGCGCCGGATACGTCATCAAGCCGGCGGACTAG
- the upp gene encoding uracil phosphoribosyltransferase, translating to MRTLVVDHPLVAHKLTVLRDKNTPSPVFRQLTEELVTLLAYEATREVRTQPVTIETPVSTTVGTAFTKPTPLVVPILRAGLGMLEGMTKLVPTAEVGFLGMARDEETLDIITYAERLPEDLTDRQIFVLDPMLATGGTLREAIKFLFKRGASDVTCICLLAAPEGLAKLEEELAEANVTIVLASIDERLDEKSYIVPGLGDAGDRLYGIAGLHPGP from the coding sequence ATGCGCACTCTCGTTGTGGACCACCCGCTGGTCGCCCATAAGCTCACCGTCCTGCGGGACAAGAACACTCCGTCGCCGGTCTTCCGGCAGCTGACGGAAGAGCTGGTGACCCTCCTGGCCTACGAAGCCACCCGCGAGGTCCGCACCCAGCCGGTCACAATTGAGACGCCCGTCAGCACCACCGTGGGCACCGCTTTCACCAAGCCCACGCCGCTGGTGGTTCCCATCCTGCGCGCCGGGCTCGGCATGCTCGAGGGCATGACCAAACTGGTCCCCACCGCTGAGGTGGGTTTCCTGGGCATGGCCCGCGACGAGGAAACTCTGGACATCATCACCTACGCGGAGCGGCTCCCGGAAGACCTGACGGACCGGCAGATCTTTGTGCTGGATCCCATGCTTGCCACCGGCGGAACCCTGCGCGAAGCCATCAAGTTCCTGTTTAAGCGTGGCGCCTCAGACGTCACGTGCATCTGCCTCCTGGCCGCGCCGGAAGGCCTGGCCAAGCTCGAAGAGGAGCTTGCCGAAGCGAACGTTACTATCGTGCTGGCGTCCATCGACGAACGGCTCGACGAGAAGTCCTACATTGTTCCGGGGCTCGGCGACGCCGGCGACCGCCTGTACGGCATTGCCGGCTTACATCCCGGGCCGTGA
- a CDS encoding HAMP domain-containing sensor histidine kinase, protein MALLVAICGAVGLFSYASMDSFLTGQLDEQLSQAAKLSNGPGRPGLGGFNGRTDPLDARGQSVGTLNARILDSQIPSGGFLNSDTTRLALDAEDKQTLMALTRNGFPVDRSLSHGDYRIVAVETGYGDVLVTGLPLAAKESTLASLVWTFVFVSLGGLALIGLAGTVLIRRTMKPLEQLSEVATRVARLPLDAGEVALAVRVPASNSNPGTEVGSVGHALNLMLDNVASALEARQRSETKVRQFVADASHELRTPLTAIRGYTELMRMTEDFTPDGRKSLARVQSQSERMTTLVEDLLLLARLDEGQPLKLSEVDLTQLVIETVSDEKVIAPDHRWRLELPDEPLAVTGDASQLRQVLVNLLSNARKHTPPGTTVVTAVTKSDDGAAVVTVTDDGGGIPAEFVDHVFSRFARADAARKATAPASGAGASEGTSGLGLSIVQSIMEAHGGSVAVTSRAGRTEFALHFPAGAAARAAESRMPQGDTPSS, encoded by the coding sequence ATGGCGCTGCTGGTTGCCATCTGCGGCGCCGTGGGCCTGTTCAGTTACGCTTCCATGGACTCCTTTCTGACCGGCCAGCTGGATGAACAACTGAGCCAGGCAGCCAAACTTTCGAACGGTCCTGGCCGTCCGGGCCTGGGCGGATTCAACGGCCGGACAGACCCGCTCGACGCCCGCGGGCAGAGCGTGGGAACGCTGAATGCACGGATTCTGGACAGCCAGATCCCCAGCGGCGGCTTCCTGAACTCGGACACAACACGCCTGGCGCTCGACGCGGAAGACAAGCAAACCCTAATGGCGCTGACCCGGAACGGCTTTCCTGTGGACCGTTCGCTGTCCCACGGGGATTACCGGATTGTGGCCGTGGAAACCGGCTACGGCGATGTCCTGGTCACGGGACTTCCGCTCGCTGCCAAGGAGAGCACGCTGGCGTCGCTGGTCTGGACTTTTGTGTTCGTTTCCCTTGGCGGCCTGGCGCTGATCGGGCTGGCAGGAACCGTGCTCATCCGGCGCACCATGAAGCCGTTGGAGCAGCTTTCCGAGGTGGCAACCCGGGTGGCCCGGCTCCCGCTGGACGCGGGCGAGGTGGCACTCGCGGTGCGCGTCCCGGCGTCGAACTCCAACCCCGGAACCGAAGTGGGCAGCGTAGGGCACGCCCTCAACCTGATGCTGGACAACGTGGCCAGTGCCCTCGAGGCGCGGCAGCGGAGCGAGACCAAAGTGCGGCAGTTCGTTGCAGACGCGTCCCACGAACTGCGCACGCCGCTTACCGCCATCCGCGGATACACGGAGCTGATGCGGATGACCGAGGACTTCACACCGGACGGTCGGAAGTCCCTGGCCCGTGTCCAGAGCCAGTCCGAGCGCATGACCACCCTGGTGGAGGACCTGCTCCTGCTGGCCCGTCTCGATGAGGGACAGCCCCTTAAGCTCAGCGAAGTTGATCTCACTCAACTCGTGATCGAAACCGTCAGTGACGAGAAAGTCATAGCTCCGGACCACCGCTGGCGCCTTGAACTGCCTGACGAACCGCTCGCCGTCACCGGTGATGCTTCCCAACTGCGTCAGGTGCTGGTCAACCTGCTCTCCAATGCGCGCAAGCACACGCCACCCGGAACCACAGTGGTCACCGCTGTCACGAAGTCTGACGATGGCGCCGCGGTGGTGACGGTAACGGACGACGGCGGCGGCATCCCTGCGGAGTTCGTGGACCACGTTTTCTCCCGGTTTGCCCGCGCAGACGCGGCCCGCAAGGCCACGGCACCGGCCTCGGGCGCCGGGGCGTCGGAGGGCACCAGCGGCCTGGGCCTGTCCATTGTCCAGTCCATCATGGAGGCCCACGGCGGGAGCGTGGCAGTGACATCGCGGGCCGGGCGGACAGAGTTCGCCCTACACTTTCCTGCCGGTGCCGCGGCCCGCGCAGCCGAATCCCGAATGCCGCAAGGCGACACGCCATCGTCGTGA
- the tadA gene encoding tRNA adenosine(34) deaminase TadA has translation MAAVGKNHLEWMGLALDEARRALATDDVPIGAVVIGPDGAVLGSGRNQREELGDPTAHAEVMAIRQAAGRLRALSKLDGGTGDGWRLADCTLVVTLEPCAMCAGAVVLARIPRVVFGAWDEKAGAAGSVFDVLRERRLNHWVEVYGGVREKECGAVLRDFFAAHRSRL, from the coding sequence ATGGCCGCTGTAGGAAAGAACCACCTCGAATGGATGGGTCTTGCCCTCGACGAAGCCCGGCGCGCCCTGGCCACTGATGACGTGCCCATCGGCGCAGTGGTGATAGGGCCCGACGGCGCCGTGCTGGGTTCCGGACGGAACCAGCGGGAAGAGTTGGGAGACCCCACCGCCCACGCCGAGGTGATGGCCATCCGCCAGGCTGCGGGCAGGTTGCGTGCCTTGTCCAAGCTCGACGGCGGCACCGGGGATGGCTGGCGGCTGGCGGACTGCACACTGGTGGTGACCCTGGAACCGTGCGCCATGTGCGCCGGCGCGGTGGTGCTGGCCAGGATTCCTCGCGTGGTTTTCGGCGCCTGGGATGAGAAGGCCGGAGCGGCGGGCTCGGTGTTCGACGTCCTCCGCGAGCGCCGGCTCAACCACTGGGTTGAGGTGTACGGCGGCGTCCGGGAAAAGGAGTGCGGAGCGGTCCTCAGGGACTTTTTCGCAGCGCACCGCAGCAGGCTGTAG
- a CDS encoding ABC transporter ATP-binding protein — protein MLSVQQLHVKGRRDDLLPPTSLRVGRGELLLVTAERQDQRTALALTISGRMKPTGGRISWAANERTKSLRLASALVDSPNVNEPEQHLSVRDLVTEDLALIPRRYRGALLSQPWLKVNSFEDIADLWTEQLAPDRRIELLTALALANPYTDLLVVDSPDRHGAHSADWLPRLEELAYDAGRPLAVVVTVTALPAGWAGPAAVIGNAFPDADEVPDAPALTDEETESLLRETEDAK, from the coding sequence TTGCTCTCCGTACAGCAGCTCCATGTGAAAGGCCGGCGCGACGATTTGCTCCCGCCCACCTCTCTGCGGGTCGGCCGGGGTGAGCTCCTCCTCGTCACCGCCGAACGCCAGGACCAGCGGACAGCCCTTGCCCTGACCATCAGCGGGCGCATGAAACCTACTGGCGGCCGGATCTCGTGGGCCGCCAACGAACGCACCAAATCCCTCAGGCTCGCGAGCGCACTGGTGGATTCCCCCAATGTGAATGAGCCCGAGCAGCACCTCAGCGTCCGGGACCTTGTCACCGAGGACCTCGCCCTGATCCCCCGCCGCTACCGGGGCGCCCTGCTCAGCCAGCCTTGGCTCAAAGTCAACAGTTTCGAGGACATCGCGGACTTGTGGACTGAGCAGCTGGCCCCGGACCGGCGCATTGAACTGCTGACAGCCCTGGCGCTCGCCAACCCGTACACCGACCTCCTGGTGGTGGACTCCCCCGACAGGCACGGTGCGCATTCCGCGGACTGGCTCCCGCGGCTTGAGGAGCTGGCGTACGACGCCGGCCGGCCGCTCGCCGTCGTCGTCACCGTTACTGCCCTCCCGGCAGGGTGGGCGGGGCCGGCCGCGGTGATCGGCAACGCTTTCCCCGACGCCGACGAAGTACCCGATGCGCCGGCCCTCACAGACGAAGAAACCGAATCCCTCTTACGTGAAACCGAGGATGCCAAGTGA
- a CDS encoding YhgE/Pip family protein, which yields MTVLRLARSELKRMTGGLLPKLTILALIMVPLLYGAVYLYANWNPYGNLNQIEAALVVEDTGATSSDGTELQAGKKVADGLVEGNVFNWQAVPTAAEADAGVSSGKYAFALKIPAEFSTNLVSPGSFDSASQAMLNVTTNDANNYLLSTIVDKLTTAVHTTVAKEVGEETANQLLTGFGTIHAQMLKAADGAGRLADGVATLRDGTVTLHKGTSELSAGAGELYNGQLKLRDGANQLTDGAGQLSSGLSVLKEKTAMLPTDTRTLANGAAQVAAGNAQLNTKVQDVVTQLDAADQGLRTRVIESNARLVASEAITQLQADEILADFDTVAASSPVAAAKTRIQADATQIQQIADGSEAVSVGAAQLATATPALKDAIVQASGGADRLHTGAATLATGEQSALDGTGRLVQGAQTLDAGAGQLEAGAATAADGSRTLADEIAKGAGQVPNPDDSQKSSLSEVIADPVAVSNVSQAKADSYGAGLAPFFLTLALWIGIFMLVQAMRPITQRALASNAPAWKIAVGGWLPFLAVSVVQASLLTLVVNLALGLNPAHPVLMWLFMLAAAMAFSAIIQGIVALLGSPGKLVVLILLVLQLVSSGGTFPWQTTPQPLHVVHEILPMGYVVTGMRHLIYGAELSGIVPTVLGLLGYTLLGAAMSTFAVRKHKYWTLKTLKPEIAV from the coding sequence GTGACCGTGCTGCGGCTGGCCCGTTCCGAACTCAAGCGGATGACCGGCGGGTTGCTGCCAAAGCTGACCATCCTGGCCCTGATCATGGTGCCGCTCCTGTACGGGGCCGTGTACCTGTACGCCAACTGGAACCCCTACGGGAACCTGAACCAGATCGAGGCCGCCCTGGTGGTTGAAGACACCGGGGCCACGTCCAGCGACGGCACCGAGCTCCAGGCGGGCAAGAAGGTGGCTGACGGCCTCGTGGAGGGCAACGTCTTCAACTGGCAGGCGGTCCCCACGGCGGCTGAGGCCGATGCAGGGGTCAGCAGCGGCAAGTACGCGTTTGCGCTGAAGATCCCGGCGGAGTTCTCGACGAACCTGGTCTCACCTGGCAGCTTCGATTCAGCCAGCCAGGCGATGCTGAACGTCACCACCAACGATGCCAACAACTACCTGCTGAGCACCATCGTGGACAAACTGACCACCGCGGTGCACACAACCGTGGCCAAGGAAGTGGGCGAAGAGACGGCGAACCAGCTGCTCACGGGCTTCGGCACCATCCACGCCCAGATGCTCAAGGCCGCAGACGGCGCCGGGCGGCTGGCGGACGGCGTGGCAACCCTCCGCGACGGGACGGTCACCCTGCATAAGGGCACGAGCGAGCTCAGCGCTGGAGCCGGCGAGCTCTACAACGGGCAGCTGAAATTGCGTGACGGCGCCAATCAGCTGACCGACGGCGCCGGGCAGCTCAGCAGCGGGCTCTCCGTCCTGAAAGAGAAGACCGCCATGCTGCCCACCGACACCAGGACCCTCGCCAACGGCGCGGCACAGGTGGCAGCGGGGAATGCGCAGCTGAACACCAAGGTCCAGGACGTCGTCACGCAGCTCGATGCCGCGGACCAGGGTCTCCGGACGCGGGTGATCGAATCGAATGCCCGCCTGGTCGCATCCGAAGCGATCACCCAGCTGCAGGCAGACGAAATCCTGGCCGACTTCGATACGGTGGCAGCCTCCAGTCCCGTGGCCGCAGCGAAAACCCGGATCCAGGCCGACGCCACTCAGATCCAGCAGATCGCGGACGGTTCCGAGGCCGTGAGCGTCGGCGCAGCACAGCTGGCAACGGCCACCCCGGCCCTGAAGGACGCCATTGTTCAGGCCTCCGGTGGCGCGGACCGGCTCCATACCGGGGCGGCCACGCTGGCCACCGGCGAGCAGTCCGCGCTGGACGGCACCGGGCGCCTCGTCCAAGGAGCGCAAACGCTCGACGCCGGCGCGGGGCAGCTTGAGGCGGGGGCCGCCACCGCAGCCGACGGCTCACGGACGTTGGCCGACGAAATTGCCAAGGGAGCCGGGCAGGTGCCCAACCCGGACGATTCGCAGAAGAGCAGCCTCTCAGAGGTGATTGCTGATCCCGTTGCGGTCAGCAATGTCTCCCAGGCGAAGGCGGACTCCTACGGTGCCGGGCTGGCACCGTTCTTCCTGACGCTCGCCTTGTGGATCGGCATCTTCATGCTGGTCCAGGCGATGCGGCCCATCACCCAGCGGGCCCTGGCGTCGAACGCCCCGGCCTGGAAAATCGCCGTCGGCGGCTGGCTTCCGTTCCTGGCCGTTTCGGTGGTGCAGGCGAGCCTGCTGACCCTCGTGGTGAATCTGGCGCTGGGCCTCAACCCCGCGCATCCAGTACTGATGTGGCTGTTTATGCTGGCCGCGGCCATGGCCTTCAGCGCAATCATCCAAGGCATCGTGGCGCTGCTGGGGTCGCCCGGCAAGCTGGTGGTGCTGATCCTGCTGGTGCTCCAACTGGTCTCCTCGGGCGGCACGTTCCCCTGGCAGACCACCCCGCAGCCGCTTCACGTGGTCCACGAAATCCTGCCCATGGGCTACGTGGTCACGGGCATGCGGCACCTCATCTACGGCGCGGAGCTGTCCGGGATCGTGCCCACTGTCCTGGGGCTGCTCGGCTACACGTTGTTGGGCGCTGCGATGTCCACCTTTGCGGTCCGGAAGCACAAGTACTGGACGCTCAAAACGCTCAAACCGGAGATCGCGGTATGA
- a CDS encoding HAD-IA family hydrolase, whose translation MNIPTPAATRTPAATRTLTCRAVLFDMDGTLVDSTAVVEEVWGEFAARYGLDIAEILRTSHGIQAADTMRRFAPAGADVVALTAELGAMERVRTSGIVALPGAAELLRSLPAEAVALVTSADRTLADIRMDAAGLAMPATVVTAELVTRGKPHPEGYVKAAGLLGVQPADALVFEDAPAGIAAGVAAGIRTVAVGPNTGELPAGVLHIPDYRAVTVSVEPDAAGRQIISFRL comes from the coding sequence ATGAACATCCCCACACCTGCCGCCACACGAACACCTGCCGCCACGCGAACGCTGACCTGTCGTGCCGTCCTTTTCGATATGGACGGCACGCTGGTGGACTCCACGGCAGTGGTAGAAGAGGTATGGGGAGAATTCGCAGCCCGGTACGGTCTGGACATCGCCGAAATCCTGCGCACTTCGCACGGCATCCAGGCCGCGGATACGATGCGCCGGTTCGCACCGGCCGGAGCCGACGTTGTGGCGCTCACTGCCGAACTCGGCGCCATGGAAAGGGTGCGGACTTCCGGTATCGTCGCGTTGCCTGGGGCTGCCGAGTTGCTTCGAAGCCTCCCGGCCGAGGCCGTGGCACTGGTGACCTCAGCGGACAGGACCCTTGCAGACATCCGCATGGACGCCGCGGGACTCGCCATGCCAGCCACGGTCGTGACGGCGGAACTGGTCACACGGGGCAAGCCGCACCCGGAAGGGTATGTGAAGGCAGCCGGGCTGCTGGGCGTGCAGCCGGCGGATGCCCTTGTGTTCGAGGATGCACCCGCCGGAATCGCGGCCGGTGTTGCTGCGGGGATCCGGACTGTGGCCGTGGGCCCCAACACGGGCGAATTGCCGGCAGGAGTGCTCCACATCCCGGACTACCGTGCAGTGACAGTCTCCGTGGAACCGGACGCTGCGGGCCGGCAGATCATTTCTTTCCGGCTTTGA
- a CDS encoding phosphatase PAP2 family protein, producing MLVGGVLVVILALLGAEVYDNVVDDAGLTSLDLPALELSQSLRNPALDAGVTAFTNIGGGIGMPILASLLTGWLTFLSRTWRPIILVGGAAAVSTVATTVGKRLVGRTRPDHSEAVPPYETSPSFPSGHTLNTTVVIGVVLYVMCLQFEMLWARITAISAGVIFIIAMGLSRVFLGHHWLTDVMAGWFLGLAWVGIVILAHRLFHVLRKREHAGPAPTFEHPVLRDDPSS from the coding sequence ATGCTGGTGGGTGGTGTGCTGGTGGTCATCTTGGCACTGCTGGGTGCTGAGGTCTACGACAACGTAGTGGATGACGCAGGATTGACCTCGTTGGACCTGCCCGCGCTGGAGCTGTCGCAGAGCCTGCGGAACCCGGCACTGGATGCCGGGGTAACCGCTTTTACTAACATCGGCGGGGGCATCGGCATGCCCATCCTGGCCAGCTTACTGACCGGCTGGCTGACGTTCCTGAGCCGGACCTGGCGGCCGATCATCCTGGTGGGCGGGGCCGCGGCTGTCTCCACAGTGGCAACCACGGTGGGCAAGCGCCTGGTTGGCCGTACCCGCCCGGACCACTCCGAAGCGGTCCCGCCTTACGAGACTTCACCGTCCTTTCCCAGCGGCCACACCCTCAACACGACGGTGGTGATCGGTGTCGTGCTGTACGTCATGTGCCTCCAGTTCGAAATGCTGTGGGCGCGCATCACGGCCATCAGCGCCGGGGTGATTTTCATCATCGCCATGGGCCTGAGCAGGGTGTTTCTGGGCCACCACTGGCTGACGGATGTGATGGCCGGCTGGTTCCTGGGCCTTGCCTGGGTGGGCATCGTGATCCTGGCGCACCGGCTGTTCCACGTGCTGCGGAAACGCGAGCACGCGGGCCCGGCACCGACGTTCGAACACCCCGTCCTGCGGGATGATCCGTCGAGCTGA
- a CDS encoding histidine phosphatase family protein codes for MSDHHIKRLVIMRHAKADWPGGVADHERPLEERGHREAPLAGKWLVKHGILPDFILCSSALRTRQTCTWVCSELGDKAPTPKLEDGLYAASALRMLAVVNHVPDTVTTLMLISHMPGVQDLAMHLAARDSNHDAYMDAATRYPTSALTVLETEKSWAELDGQDARLTKFKVPRGH; via the coding sequence ATGAGCGACCACCACATCAAACGCCTGGTGATCATGCGGCATGCCAAGGCCGACTGGCCCGGCGGCGTGGCGGATCATGAGCGGCCGCTGGAGGAGCGGGGCCACCGCGAGGCGCCCCTGGCCGGCAAGTGGCTGGTCAAGCACGGTATCCTCCCGGACTTCATCCTGTGTTCCAGCGCGCTTCGCACCCGCCAGACCTGCACCTGGGTGTGCTCCGAGCTGGGGGATAAGGCCCCGACGCCGAAACTTGAGGACGGCCTCTACGCCGCCTCTGCGCTGCGGATGCTCGCCGTGGTCAACCATGTGCCTGACACCGTGACCACGCTGATGCTCATCTCGCATATGCCTGGCGTCCAGGACCTCGCCATGCACCTGGCCGCACGCGACTCAAACCACGACGCCTACATGGACGCCGCCACACGCTACCCCACCAGCGCCCTCACGGTGCTGGAAACGGAAAAGTCCTGGGCCGAACTGGACGGGCAGGACGCCCGGCTGACCAAGTTCAAGGTCCCGCGAGGCCACTGA